From Selenihalanaerobacter shriftii, the proteins below share one genomic window:
- a CDS encoding molybdopterin-dependent oxidoreductase: MKLTRRSFLKASAAAAVMTAAGINPKDKSLFSTANASNEVDKWTKAPCRFCGTGCGVLVGVKDDKVVTVKGDKKNPVNKGFLCVKGYSLGKLMNATENRLTKPQIRRNGRLVETDWETALNLIAKKYRKYIDNYGPDSVSIYSSGQSTVQEGYVLSKLMKGAIGTNNLECNARLCMASAVGGYLTTFGKDEPMGCYDDIENADLFFIIGANMAECHPILYARVVRRVRNSDVKVIMADPRETRTHKISDLDLFMKPGSDVALLNAISYVIIDEGLIDEDFINKHTHLKQNGKEINLDEFKSFLKDYTPKKAAKITGLDPKDIRKAARMFADPKRESLSLWTMGVNQQVQGVFINNAIHNLHLLTGKICRPGSSPLSLTGQPSACGTAREVGTFTHKLPAHRIVANKKHREEMAKHWGIDVDKIPSKPSYHTMAMFEAINRGDIKALWVTTTNPAQSLPNFNKYRKGLEDVFLVVSDVYPTETTKYADVILPSAMWVEKEGVFGNTERRTQHFEKAVDAPGDAKPDLWQFLEVARKLGYGDLFPYKDHPEREIFEEYRECTLGTGKDLAPYDAYRQKRGLMWPVVDGNETARRYVAPDDPYVKEGIEFYGKPDGKAIIYARENKGPAESPDEKYPFVLSTGRVVEHWHTATMTMQVPELKKAVSETYVEIHEDDARRLNIRSGDIVKLISRRGELELKAKIGGRGVPQPGMLFVPFFDRKRLINLVTIDAVDPSSKEPEYKICAVKMRKA; encoded by the coding sequence ATGAAACTTACAAGAAGAAGTTTTTTAAAGGCATCAGCAGCTGCAGCGGTAATGACAGCAGCAGGAATCAATCCTAAGGATAAATCCTTATTCTCTACTGCTAACGCAAGTAATGAGGTTGATAAGTGGACAAAAGCACCTTGTCGTTTTTGTGGGACTGGATGTGGAGTTTTAGTTGGTGTTAAGGATGATAAAGTAGTTACAGTTAAAGGAGATAAGAAGAATCCAGTAAATAAAGGATTCTTATGTGTAAAAGGATACTCTTTAGGCAAATTAATGAATGCTACAGAAAACAGGTTGACTAAACCACAGATACGCAGAAATGGAAGACTAGTCGAGACTGATTGGGAAACAGCTTTGAATTTAATAGCTAAGAAGTATAGAAAATACATAGATAATTATGGTCCAGATTCCGTATCTATATACTCTTCTGGACAATCAACTGTTCAAGAGGGTTATGTCTTAAGTAAGTTGATGAAAGGTGCCATTGGAACTAATAACCTAGAATGTAATGCCCGATTATGCATGGCTAGTGCTGTAGGTGGCTACTTAACTACCTTTGGAAAAGATGAGCCAATGGGTTGTTATGATGATATTGAAAATGCTGATCTATTCTTTATCATTGGTGCTAATATGGCCGAATGTCATCCTATTCTTTATGCAAGAGTTGTGCGTAGAGTAAGAAATAGTGATGTTAAGGTAATTATGGCTGACCCAAGAGAGACAAGAACTCATAAGATCTCTGATTTAGATTTATTCATGAAGCCAGGTAGCGATGTTGCTTTATTAAATGCAATCTCTTATGTAATTATTGATGAAGGTTTAATTGACGAAGATTTTATTAATAAACACACTCATCTAAAGCAGAACGGTAAAGAAATTAATTTAGATGAATTCAAATCTTTTTTAAAAGATTATACTCCTAAAAAGGCTGCTAAAATTACGGGTTTAGATCCAAAGGATATTAGAAAAGCTGCTAGAATGTTTGCTGATCCTAAGCGAGAAAGTTTAAGCTTATGGACAATGGGAGTTAATCAGCAGGTGCAAGGAGTCTTCATAAATAATGCCATTCATAATCTACATCTATTAACAGGAAAGATCTGTCGTCCAGGTTCTTCACCGTTATCTTTAACTGGACAACCGAGTGCTTGTGGTACTGCAAGAGAGGTAGGAACATTTACTCATAAGCTTCCAGCACATAGAATAGTTGCAAATAAAAAACATAGGGAAGAGATGGCCAAGCATTGGGGGATTGATGTAGATAAGATTCCATCTAAGCCAAGTTATCATACAATGGCTATGTTTGAGGCAATTAATCGTGGTGATATTAAAGCACTCTGGGTAACAACTACTAACCCGGCACAATCATTACCTAATTTCAATAAATATCGTAAGGGGTTAGAAGATGTATTCTTAGTAGTTTCTGATGTATATCCAACAGAGACCACTAAGTACGCTGATGTAATCTTACCATCAGCTATGTGGGTAGAGAAGGAAGGAGTCTTTGGTAATACTGAAAGAAGAACACAGCATTTTGAAAAGGCTGTTGATGCTCCAGGAGATGCTAAGCCTGATTTATGGCAATTTCTTGAAGTGGCTAGGAAATTGGGGTATGGAGATTTGTTTCCATATAAGGATCATCCAGAAAGAGAAATTTTTGAAGAATATAGAGAATGTACCCTTGGTACCGGGAAAGATTTAGCACCATATGATGCTTATCGACAAAAAAGAGGTTTAATGTGGCCAGTTGTGGATGGAAACGAAACAGCACGACGATATGTAGCTCCGGATGACCCATATGTAAAAGAAGGCATTGAATTCTATGGTAAACCAGATGGTAAAGCTATCATTTATGCCCGTGAAAATAAAGGACCTGCAGAGTCTCCAGATGAAAAGTATCCATTTGTTTTATCCACTGGTAGAGTGGTAGAACATTGGCATACAGCAACAATGACTATGCAAGTGCCTGAATTGAAGAAAGCAGTTTCGGAAACCTATGTTGAGATTCATGAAGATGATGCAAGACGTTTAAATATTAGAAGTGGAGATATAGTTAAATTAATTTCTCGTCGTGGTGAATTAGAACTTAAAGCTAAAATTGGTGGTAGAGGTGTTCCGCAACCAGGAATGTTATTTGTACCATTCTTTGATAGAAAACGTCTAATTAACTTAGTAACTATAGATGCCGTTGACCCTAGTTCTAAAGAACCAGAATATAAAATATGTGCGGTTAAAATGAGAAAAGCATAA
- a CDS encoding chaperone NapD, translating into MLIAGALVEYDKNFNEKVLDLLRREENLTFYETEKAGKVVIVIEAQDTNILEEQIKELEGLNEIIGVFPSYINYEEEFSKNQTKEQFLN; encoded by the coding sequence TTGTTAATAGCAGGAGCTTTAGTTGAATATGATAAGAATTTCAATGAGAAGGTCTTGGACTTACTTAGAAGAGAAGAAAATCTAACTTTTTATGAGACTGAAAAGGCTGGTAAAGTAGTAATTGTTATTGAGGCTCAGGACACTAATATATTAGAAGAGCAGATAAAGGAATTAGAAGGATTAAATGAGATTATTGGTGTATTCCCATCATATATCAATTATGAAGAAGAATTCTCTAAAAATCAGACTAAAGAGCAGTTTTTAAATTAA
- the mreC gene encoding rod shape-determining protein MreC — MANLFTKHNRFISILVILILILVLANLVGNVLPDGDWGESLVIEFVSPFLAGVNIINDKVTDTFNVIFNYRQVKQENTSLRKEVKKLSWKVQQLNEIAKENSRLRKLLNFKEREDFEIVGAKVIGKSASNWSRIVTINRGSEAGLEPKMLAVTYNGYLIGRIEKVTANNAQILLLNDPNFAIGGLISKNESREIGIVNGTLSQTELLEMNKLPWNAEVKAGNKVVTSGLSKIYPKGILIGKVKKLKPENYGLTRVAIIKPFVDLKTFEEVLVITDF; from the coding sequence TTGGCTAATTTATTCACAAAGCACAATCGGTTCATATCTATTCTAGTAATTTTAATTTTGATTTTAGTATTGGCTAATTTAGTTGGTAATGTCTTGCCTGATGGAGATTGGGGTGAAAGTTTAGTAATTGAGTTCGTTTCTCCTTTTTTAGCTGGAGTAAATATAATAAATGATAAAGTGACAGATACTTTTAATGTTATATTTAATTATCGGCAGGTTAAACAGGAGAATACTTCATTAAGAAAAGAAGTGAAAAAATTAAGTTGGAAGGTTCAGCAGTTAAATGAAATCGCTAAAGAGAACAGTCGATTACGGAAATTACTTAATTTTAAAGAGCGAGAAGATTTTGAAATTGTAGGCGCTAAGGTAATTGGGAAAAGTGCTAGTAATTGGTCTCGAATAGTGACTATTAATCGAGGTAGTGAAGCTGGACTAGAACCGAAAATGTTAGCAGTTACTTATAATGGTTATTTAATAGGTAGAATCGAAAAGGTTACTGCTAATAATGCCCAAATTTTATTATTAAATGATCCTAATTTTGCTATTGGCGGACTGATTTCTAAAAATGAATCTCGTGAAATTGGAATAGTAAATGGTACTTTAAGTCAGACAGAATTATTAGAGATGAATAAATTGCCATGGAATGCTGAAGTTAAAGCTGGAAATAAAGTGGTGACTTCGGGATTATCGAAAATATATCCTAAAGGGATTTTAATTGGTAAAGTAAAAAAGTTAAAACCTGAAAACTATG
- a CDS encoding Gx transporter family protein has product MYSYKKLLYLALLTALAVVLHMVEALIPTSIIVPGAKLGLSNSIILLTLVLFDSKAGFKVLLLRIIISSLLIGTFMTTSFYLSLAGGLLSFSLMALAYKYLSDKFSIVGISLLGAVAHNIGQIVTAYLVINNWGIFYYLPYLLLFALPTGVFIGLTVIHLEKYLRLNFKFTQEFN; this is encoded by the coding sequence GTGTATAGCTATAAAAAGCTTCTATACTTAGCATTGTTAACTGCTTTAGCAGTAGTTTTACACATGGTTGAAGCTTTAATTCCTACTTCAATAATAGTCCCTGGAGCCAAATTAGGGTTATCAAATAGTATAATTCTATTAACATTAGTGTTGTTTGACTCTAAAGCTGGGTTTAAGGTATTATTATTAAGGATTATTATTTCATCATTATTAATAGGTACATTTATGACTACTAGTTTTTATTTAAGTCTAGCTGGTGGGTTGTTAAGTTTTAGTTTAATGGCTCTAGCTTACAAATATTTAAGTGATAAATTTAGTATAGTAGGGATTAGTTTATTAGGAGCTGTAGCCCATAATATAGGACAGATAGTAACAGCTTATTTAGTTATAAATAATTGGGGGATATTCTATTATTTACCCTATTTGTTACTCTTTGCTTTGCCTACTGGAGTTTTTATAGGTTTAACTGTTATTCACTTAGAAAAATATTTAAGATTAAATTTTAAATTTACACAGGAATTTAATTAA
- the tatA gene encoding twin-arginine translocase TatA/TatE family subunit, which yields MFGLGPTELILILIIALVIFGPSKLPEIGKAIGNGIKEFKNATNDDSNDVE from the coding sequence ATGTTTGGATTAGGTCCTACAGAGTTAATTCTTATTTTAATTATTGCTTTAGTTATTTTTGGTCCAAGTAAATTACCTGAGATAGGGAAAGCTATAGGTAATGGAATTAAAGAATTTAAAAATGCTACAAATGATGATTCAAATGACGTAGAATAG
- a CDS encoding 4Fe-4S dicluster domain-containing protein — translation MNQYYFIFNQDLCIECNSCIIACSQKNEEVNGNLRKVLPHPISISCNHCQEPLCQKVCPVNAIDKRLEDGIVIIDSDRCIGCKRCVKRCLYQAPYFSENESKAYKCNLCLDRLKNNELPSCVESCLMQALEIKREDELSDAEKNLVKNNPLPNSEVTEPSYIFKNVEER, via the coding sequence ATGAATCAGTATTATTTTATCTTTAACCAAGACTTATGTATAGAATGTAATAGCTGTATAATTGCATGCTCCCAGAAGAACGAAGAGGTAAATGGTAATTTAAGAAAAGTACTTCCTCATCCTATTTCAATATCATGTAATCACTGTCAAGAACCCCTCTGCCAAAAAGTGTGTCCAGTTAATGCGATTGATAAACGGTTAGAAGATGGAATAGTTATAATAGATTCTGATCGATGTATCGGTTGTAAGCGTTGTGTTAAGCGGTGTTTATATCAGGCACCGTATTTTTCAGAGAATGAATCAAAAGCTTATAAATGTAATCTTTGTTTAGATAGATTAAAGAATAATGAATTGCCTAGTTGTGTGGAAAGTTGTTTAATGCAGGCTTTAGAGATAAAGAGAGAAGATGAGTTATCTGATGCAGAGAAGAATTTGGTCAAGAATAATCCGTTGCCTAATTCAGAAGTTACTGAACCGAGTTATATTTTCAAGAATGTAGAGGAGAGATAA
- a CDS encoding Maf family protein, which produces MKKVVLASASPRRQELLEQIYVNFVTIPSNVDETKINGEDPIDLVQKLALAKADDVAKRVGNSLVIGADTVVVYKDEVLGKPNSNAEAYEMLSKLRETEHQVITGFAIIDTNTLEQKIDYEMTKVIMKDFTDQDISDYIATGEPMDKAGGYAIQERGAVFVEKIDGSYSNVVGLPLSKLVINCKELGYQIV; this is translated from the coding sequence ATGAAAAAAGTAGTATTAGCATCTGCATCACCTAGAAGACAAGAATTATTAGAGCAGATTTATGTGAACTTTGTTACTATTCCTAGTAATGTAGACGAAACTAAAATTAATGGTGAGGATCCTATAGATTTAGTACAGAAACTGGCTTTAGCTAAAGCGGATGACGTGGCTAAAAGAGTTGGTAATAGTTTAGTTATTGGTGCTGATACTGTTGTAGTCTATAAAGATGAAGTATTAGGGAAACCTAATTCTAATGCAGAAGCTTATGAGATGCTTTCTAAGTTAAGAGAGACTGAACATCAGGTTATAACTGGATTTGCAATTATTGATACTAATACTTTAGAACAAAAGATAGATTATGAAATGACAAAAGTAATAATGAAAGATTTTACTGACCAAGATATATCAGACTATATCGCTACTGGTGAACCTATGGATAAAGCAGGTGGATATGCAATTCAAGAAAGAGGAGCTGTCTTTGTAGAAAAAATAGATGGTTCTTATTCTAATGTTGTTGGTTTACCGTTGTCTAAATTAGTTATTAACTGTAAAGAGTTAGGTTACCAAATAGTCTGA
- the radC gene encoding RadC family protein: MVEWNLTIKDLPEDERPREKLLKFGSKAMSTAELLALIIRTGSRSDTAIELANKLLTYAGGLKFLKDLSLEELKEIKGIGLAKATQISATVELGRRIRMASSKQRDEIITSPRDVANLLLAKLSFLEREHFVTVLLNTKNRVITIEEISVGSLNSSIVHPREVFKPAIRRNSAAIILAHNHPSGSLEPSSEDIKVTNRLRKSGEIMGIEILDHLIVGNEEYISLKEKGYFK; this comes from the coding sequence TTGGTTGAATGGAATTTGACAATTAAAGATTTACCGGAAGATGAAAGACCAAGAGAAAAATTACTTAAATTTGGCTCAAAGGCTATGTCTACAGCAGAGTTATTAGCCTTAATTATTCGTACTGGAAGTAGAAGTGATACAGCTATAGAGTTGGCTAATAAATTATTAACTTATGCTGGGGGTTTAAAGTTTTTAAAAGACTTAAGTCTAGAAGAATTAAAAGAAATAAAAGGAATAGGTTTAGCTAAAGCTACTCAGATTAGTGCTACTGTTGAACTAGGTAGAAGAATTAGAATGGCTAGTTCTAAACAACGTGATGAAATTATTACTTCACCTCGAGATGTGGCTAATTTATTATTAGCTAAACTGTCATTTTTAGAACGAGAACATTTTGTAACTGTATTATTGAATACAAAAAATAGAGTGATTACTATAGAAGAAATTTCAGTTGGAAGTTTAAATAGTTCTATAGTGCATCCCAGAGAGGTATTTAAGCCTGCTATTAGAAGGAATAGTGCTGCAATCATTTTGGCACATAATCATCCTAGCGGCAGTCTAGAACCTAGTTCTGAGGATATTAAGGTCACTAATAGGTTACGAAAATCTGGAGAGATAATGGGAATTGAAATTTTAGACCATTTAATTGTTGGAAATGAAGAATATATTAGCCTTAAAGAAAAAGGTTATTTCAAATAA
- a CDS encoding 4Fe-4S dicluster domain-containing protein, producing MLGLEKLLNFISDFDLTQLKVNQDLCINNIFNKKVCNKCYDVCPYDVITLEGTNLKLKKNNCNHCGFCYQVCPTGVFNILKESNGKLSGQIRSLAEKRSRIKIYCSQNKQRIKDGVEVICLGRLDERLLMESLLAGASDIWVVAAECQNCEMSIGEDLFKEVLFTCQELLKDISKQNRIYYAQKEPIKEENSSLNINKIEFSDDASELSLNRRDLFKILKPKVNVNDSKESQNKDGLDTFSETSISEKRVRLLKLLLVLDMRDDELQQIIRNNLSLVEFNSNCDFCQGCSNLCPTNALQLERKEKELSFTFNPLLCTSCRLCEISCLYNAIKVTKVRNEKIKLTEIDLEKSFEMFRGSKIECQECGDYFYTAKSTQEICFNCQYVSDKVH from the coding sequence ATGTTAGGATTAGAAAAATTATTAAATTTCATTAGTGATTTTGATTTAACCCAATTGAAGGTTAATCAAGATTTATGTATAAATAATATCTTTAATAAAAAGGTTTGTAATAAATGTTATGATGTCTGTCCTTATGATGTAATTACTTTAGAAGGTACAAATTTAAAATTAAAAAAGAATAATTGTAACCACTGTGGCTTCTGTTATCAAGTCTGTCCAACAGGAGTCTTTAATATTTTAAAAGAATCTAATGGCAAATTAAGTGGTCAAATTAGATCTTTAGCTGAGAAGAGATCAAGAATTAAGATATATTGTTCTCAAAATAAACAGAGGATTAAAGATGGAGTAGAAGTAATCTGTTTAGGTAGATTAGATGAACGATTACTGATGGAAAGTCTATTAGCAGGAGCTTCAGATATTTGGGTTGTAGCGGCCGAATGTCAGAACTGTGAAATGAGTATTGGAGAAGATTTATTTAAAGAAGTATTATTTACTTGCCAAGAATTATTGAAAGATATTTCTAAGCAGAATAGAATTTATTATGCTCAAAAAGAACCAATTAAAGAAGAGAATAGTTCATTAAATATTAATAAGATTGAATTTAGTGATGATGCTTCAGAATTAAGTTTAAATCGTCGTGACTTATTTAAAATTTTAAAACCAAAGGTTAACGTGAATGATAGCAAGGAATCTCAGAATAAAGATGGCTTAGATACCTTTAGTGAGACGAGCATTTCAGAAAAAAGAGTTAGATTATTAAAGTTATTATTGGTCTTGGATATGAGAGACGATGAATTACAACAGATAATAAGAAATAATCTTTCTTTAGTTGAATTTAATTCGAATTGTGATTTCTGTCAAGGTTGTAGCAATCTCTGTCCAACTAATGCACTTCAATTAGAAAGAAAAGAAAAAGAATTAAGTTTTACTTTTAATCCTTTACTCTGTACTTCATGTCGACTCTGTGAGATTAGTTGTCTTTATAATGCTATTAAAGTGACTAAGGTTAGGAATGAAAAAATAAAACTTACAGAGATTGATTTGGAGAAGAGTTTTGAAATGTTCCGTGGGTCAAAGATTGAATGTCAAGAATGTGGTGATTATTTTTATACAGCTAAAAGTACGCAAGAGATCTGTTTTAATTGTCAGTATGTAAGTGATAAAGTCCATTAA
- the mobB gene encoding molybdopterin-guanine dinucleotide biosynthesis protein B translates to MIPVVSMVGNSGSGKTTFIEQLIPKIKERGYKVATIKHDAHNFEIDKPGKDSWKHRRAGAETVVLSSQNKLAMIRELKTEVDLDHIIEDYISDDIDLIITEGYKTGNKPKIEIFRPAKFSKPLFTLDDEDILMIIENKENDKSQFNKEDIKQVVNLIETKVISK, encoded by the coding sequence ATGATACCAGTAGTCTCTATGGTAGGTAATTCAGGTTCAGGAAAAACTACTTTTATTGAGCAATTAATACCTAAGATAAAAGAAAGAGGGTATAAAGTGGCAACTATTAAGCATGATGCTCATAATTTTGAGATAGATAAACCAGGAAAAGATAGTTGGAAACATCGTCGAGCTGGTGCTGAAACAGTTGTGTTATCTTCACAGAATAAATTAGCTATGATTAGAGAATTAAAGACAGAAGTTGATTTAGATCATATAATTGAGGATTATATAAGTGATGATATTGATTTAATTATAACTGAAGGATATAAAACAGGTAATAAGCCAAAAATTGAGATATTTCGACCAGCGAAATTTTCTAAACCTTTATTTACATTAGATGATGAAGATATATTGATGATTATTGAGAATAAAGAGAATGATAAAAGTCAGTTTAATAAAGAAGATATAAAACAAGTAGTAAATTTAATTGAAACTAAAGTAATAAGTAAGTAA
- a CDS encoding rod shape-determining protein, which translates to MVLNFLTAPFSRDMGIDLGTANTLVYIKGKGVLITEPSVVAIRKDSDEVLKVGDEAKQMIGRTPGNIVAIRPMKDGVIANFEITEKMLRHFITKAHKRKRLVRPRIIICVPSGVTEVEKRAVIDAALHAGAREAYLIEEPMAAAIGAGLPVHEPTGNMVVDIGGGTTEVAVISLGGIVTKQSIRIGGDEMDEAIVSYIKNNYNLMIGERTAESVKMDIGSVYDVEQQEEVDIRGRDLVNGLPKTITVTTDEVQEALREPVADIVKAVKNTLESTPPELSADIMDRGIIMAGGGSLLTGLDKLLCDNTGMPVYLAEDPLNSVVHGTGKVLDELNTLRDVLISPKRLS; encoded by the coding sequence ATGGTACTGAACTTTTTGACTGCACCATTTTCACGAGATATGGGAATAGATTTAGGAACAGCTAATACATTGGTTTATATTAAAGGTAAAGGGGTTTTAATTACTGAGCCTTCAGTTGTGGCTATTAGAAAAGATAGTGATGAGGTTTTAAAAGTAGGAGATGAAGCTAAGCAAATGATTGGTAGAACTCCAGGTAATATAGTTGCCATTAGACCAATGAAAGATGGAGTTATTGCTAATTTTGAAATTACAGAAAAAATGTTAAGACATTTTATTACTAAGGCACATAAAAGAAAGAGATTAGTTAGGCCAAGAATTATTATTTGTGTTCCTTCAGGCGTAACTGAAGTAGAGAAACGGGCAGTGATTGATGCGGCTTTACATGCTGGTGCTAGGGAGGCTTATTTAATTGAAGAGCCGATGGCAGCAGCTATTGGAGCTGGATTACCTGTACACGAACCAACAGGTAATATGGTAGTAGATATTGGTGGTGGTACCACTGAAGTAGCTGTTATATCTTTAGGTGGAATAGTTACTAAACAATCTATTAGAATCGGTGGAGATGAGATGGATGAAGCGATTGTTAGTTATATAAAGAACAATTATAATCTGATGATAGGTGAGAGAACAGCAGAATCTGTTAAGATGGATATTGGTTCCGTATATGATGTAGAGCAACAAGAAGAGGTGGATATTAGAGGTCGAGATTTAGTTAATGGTTTACCAAAAACAATTACAGTTACTACAGATGAGGTACAAGAAGCATTAAGAGAACCAGTTGCCGATATAGTTAAAGCTGTGAAGAACACCTTAGAGAGTACTCCTCCAGAGCTATCTGCAGATATTATGGATAGAGGTATCATTATGGCTGGTGGTGGTTCATTATTGACTGGATTGGATAAATTATTATGTGATAATACAGGAATGCCAGTATATTTAGCTGAAGACCCACTTAATTCTGTTGTGCATGGAACTGGTAAAGTTTTAGATGAATTAAATACTTTACGTGATGTTTTAATAAGTCCTAAGCGTTTATCTTAA